The Variovorax sp. S12S4 genome includes the window TGCTTGGTCGATTTGCCGGCGGGCCGCTACACGGTCGATGTCGCCACGGCCGGCGGCAGCGTCCAGAGCCAGTCGGTGACGGTGGGCGGCAGCCCCAAGACCGCCAGCTTCCGGTTCTGACCGGGGTTCTTGCTGGGGCTCAGCCCGCCGCCAGCGCCGCCTCGATGTCAGGCATGAGCGAAGCGGGCGTGTCCAGCGGCGCATAGCGCTTTTGCACCTTGCCGTCGCGCCCCACCAAAAACTTGGTGAAGTTCCACTTGATGGCCGTGCTGCCCAGGAGGCCCGGCTTCTCCTTGGTGAGCCACTGGTAGAGCGGCGCGGCGTTGCTGCCGTTGACGTCGATCTTCTCCATCATCGGAAAACTCACGCCGTAGTTGGTGGTGCAGAAGGCGCCGATTTCCTCGTTGCTGCCCGGGTCTTGCGAGCCGAACTGGTTCGACGGAAAACCAAGCACCACCAGCCCCTGGGCCGCATACTTTTCGTGCAGCGCCTCGAGGCCCGCGAACTGAGGCGTGAAGCCGCACTTGCTGGCCGTGTTCACGATCAGCAGCACCTTGCCCCGGAAGTCGGAGAGCTTCACGCTCTTGCCATCGATCTGCCTGGCTTCGAAGTCGTAAATGCCGGTCATGCGCTACCTCAGGTGGTGGAAGACGAAAGGCGATCATCGCCCTGTGCCGACGTTCGCGCAAACGCCGACCACACGGCCGCCAGCACGATCAGCGCGCCGCCGGCCAGAATGCGCGGGCTCATGTCGGCGGCGCCCAGCGCCACCGACGAAACGCTGGCGAACAGCACCTCCGACAGCATGATCACCGCCGTGGCGCTGGCCGCCAGCCGGGCCGCGCCGTACTGCAGGCAGAAGTTGGCCGCCACGAAGCCCACGCCCAGCAATGCGGCCCAGCCGATCCAGCCCGGCTGCACCGCGAGGGGCGACGCAAACGCACCAAGCAGGGTGCCCGCGGCCGCGGCAATGCCGGACACCAGCGCGCAGCCGCAGAACATGGCCAGTGCGCGCGATTCACCGGGCGCGCCGTGCAGGTGGCGCAGCAGGATGTTGGTCACTGCAAAGCTGAAGCCGGCCGCCACGCCCAGCCAGTCCGGCAGGCTGGAAGGCACGGGCCAGTCGACGCCCGGCGCCTTGAGCACCACCACCACGCCGATGAGCGCCAGCGCCACGCGCGCAAGTGCGCCCGCCGTGGGCCGCTCGCCCAGCACGGCCCAGCCCAGCAGCACGCTCCACAGCGGCATCAGGTAGAAAAGCAGCACCACCCGCACCACGTCGCCCTGCGTGACGGCCCAGTTGAAGCCCAGGTTGGTAAAGCCGGCCGCAAGACCCAGCGCCACCAGCATGGGAAACGCCGCAAAGCCGCGCCAGGCGTGGCGGCGAAAGAAGGCCATCGCGAGCGAAATCGCCACGTAGATGAGGCAGGTGGTCCACACCGGGTGCAGCCCATGGCTTTCGATGTGACGGAACGGAAACCACGAAACGCCCCATACAAAGGCGTTGAAGATCAGTGCAAGCGCTGGCATAGGGCGGAGTTATTCGTGGAACACCGTGGAACCGGCTTCGCCGGGCCACCGGTGTTGCCCCCGGGTGAGGGGGGGCGAAGCGACACGAAGTGCGCGCAGCCTGGGGGAGGTCAATGATGCTTGTCGCTACGGGCGATGGCGAGCAGGTGCTCGACTTCTTCTGGGTATTTGCGCAGGTTGTGATGATGCCAGCGCTGGATGATCCACATGCAGCCCGCCACCACCCCGCCGAAGGCGCCGATGGCCGCATAGGCCGACAGGCCCAGCCCGGTGCAGGCGCTGTAGAAGCCGCCGAGCAGCAGGATGCAGGCCTGCTCGTTGAAGTTCTGCACCGCAATGGAACGGCCCGCGCCCATCAGGTTGTGGCCGCGGTGCTGCAGCAGTGCGTTCATCGGCACCACCAGAAAGCCGCCCAG containing:
- a CDS encoding DMT family transporter encodes the protein MPALALIFNAFVWGVSWFPFRHIESHGLHPVWTTCLIYVAISLAMAFFRRHAWRGFAAFPMLVALGLAAGFTNLGFNWAVTQGDVVRVVLLFYLMPLWSVLLGWAVLGERPTAGALARVALALIGVVVVLKAPGVDWPVPSSLPDWLGVAAGFSFAVTNILLRHLHGAPGESRALAMFCGCALVSGIAAAAGTLLGAFASPLAVQPGWIGWAALLGVGFVAANFCLQYGAARLAASATAVIMLSEVLFASVSSVALGAADMSPRILAGGALIVLAAVWSAFARTSAQGDDRLSSSTT
- a CDS encoding glutathione peroxidase, translating into MTGIYDFEARQIDGKSVKLSDFRGKVLLIVNTASKCGFTPQFAGLEALHEKYAAQGLVVLGFPSNQFGSQDPGSNEEIGAFCTTNYGVSFPMMEKIDVNGSNAAPLYQWLTKEKPGLLGSTAIKWNFTKFLVGRDGKVQKRYAPLDTPASLMPDIEAALAAG